The proteins below come from a single Oncorhynchus tshawytscha isolate Ot180627B linkage group LG22, Otsh_v2.0, whole genome shotgun sequence genomic window:
- the e2f1 gene encoding transcription factor E2F1 — MSETLLSGQTSEDLLVDFETLLNAGSIGLSEDHQIVIISTPSNVGFNSAVPSNTGEILLFATPQGPADVVQDQRRPTLGRPPVKRKLDLDSDHQYVSTSRPPSLGRIPTSTPAPPRVPKPSTEKSRYDTSLNLTTKRFLDLLAQSPDGVVDLNWASQVLEVQKRRIYDITNVLEGIQLISKKSKNNIQWLGNRIDEASVSRYQDLQKEVSDFTQAEEKLDELITKCNLQLRLLTEDTQNKKLGYVMCQDLRKSFDSPDQLVMVIRAPPETQMQVSEPSEGYQVSLKSTQGPIDVFLCPEDSSGVCSPVTGISPTKATDQTMPQDAEQPQCSTTQEMTSTAASQQNSSPLPLCREAEAFLEGDPFPNLGVLPDFDLSPLPSSDFLGGECFGNPLDGFINLSPPQSQDYHFGLEEHEGISELFDCDFGDLTPLEF; from the exons ATGTCAGAAACGCTCCTATCAGGTCAGACGTCGGAGGATCTATTGGTAGACTTTGAGACTCTTCTGAATGCTGGGAGTATTGGCCTCTCAGAGGACCACCAAATAGTCATAATCTCCACTCCCAGCAATGTGGGCTTCAACTCTGCAGTCCCCAGCAACACTGGAGAGATCCTTCTGTTCGCCACCCCCCAAGGCCCTGCAGATGTGGTCCAGGACCAGCGACGGCCAACTCTGGGACGACCACCG GTGAAGAGGAAGCTGGACTTGGACAGTGATCACCAATATGTGAGCACCTCTCGCCCCCCTTCTCTTGGGAGAATCCCAACATCCACACCAGCACCTCCTAGAG ttccaAAGCCTTCGACAGAGAAGTCTCGCTATGACACGTCTCTGAACCTGACCACCAAGCGCTTCTTGGACCTGCTAGCCCAGTCTCCTGACGGGGTGGTGGACCTCAACTGGGCCTCGCAGGTCCTGGAAGTGCAGAAGAGGCGCATCTATGACATCACCAATGTCCTGGAGGGTATCCAGCTCATCTCCAAGAAATCAAAGAACAACATACAATGGCT GGGGAACCGTATTGATGAAGCGTCTGTTTCCCGTTACCAGGACCTACAGAAAGAGGTCTCTGACTTCACACAGGCGGAGGAGAAACTGGACGAGCTCATTACCAAGTGTAACCTTCAGCTGAGACTCCTCACTGAGGATACCCAGAACAAGAA GCTGGGTTATGTGATGTGCCAGGATCTGCGGAAGTCTTTTGACTCTCCTGACCAGCTGGTGATGGTAATCAGAGCCCCTCCAGAGACCCAGATGCAAGTCTCAGAGCCCAGTGAG GGCTATCAGGTCTCCCTGAAGAGCACTCAGGGTCCCATCGACGTCTTCCTGTGTCCAGAGGACAGTTCTGGTGTCTGCAGCCCAGTGACAGGCATCAGCCCAACTAAAGCCACAGACCAGACAATGCCCCAGGATGCGGAACAACCACAGTGCAGCACCACACAGGAAATGACATCAACAGCTGCGTCCCAACAGAACTCCTCCCCTCTGCCATTATGTCGTGAAGCGG AAGCATTCCTGGAAGGCGACCCGTTCCCCAACCTGGGAGTACTGCCGGACTTTGACCTTTCACCCCTGCCGTCCTCTGACTTCCTCGGTGGGGAGTGCTTTGGGAACCCACTGGATGGCTTCATCAACCTGTCACCTCCACAGAGCCAAGACTACCACTTTGGTCTAGAGGAGCACGAGGGCATCAGCGAACTGTTTGACTGTGACTTTGGGGACCTGACCCCACTGGAGTTCTGA